A single window of Pseudoduganella plicata DNA harbors:
- the moaC gene encoding cyclic pyranopterin monophosphate synthase MoaC, producing MSDQLTHFDTTGQAHMVDVGAKAETHRIAVATGTIRMKPETLAIILSGSAKKGDVLGIARIAAIMGAKRTSDLVPLCHPLALTRVTVDFETDEAASAVHCRAQVETYGKTGVEMEALTAVQVGLLTVYDMCKAVDRGMVMSEIRVREKHGGKSGDWSSTS from the coding sequence ATGTCCGACCAGCTCACCCACTTCGACACCACCGGCCAGGCTCACATGGTCGACGTCGGCGCCAAGGCCGAAACCCACCGCATCGCCGTTGCCACGGGCACGATCCGCATGAAGCCGGAAACGCTCGCCATCATTTTATCGGGAAGCGCCAAGAAGGGCGACGTCCTGGGCATCGCCCGCATCGCCGCCATCATGGGCGCCAAGCGCACCAGCGACCTCGTCCCGCTGTGCCACCCCCTCGCGCTGACGCGCGTGACCGTGGACTTCGAGACCGATGAGGCCGCGTCGGCCGTCCACTGCCGGGCGCAGGTGGAGACGTATGGCAAGACCGGGGTGGAGATGGAGGCGCTCACCGCGGTCCAGGTGGGCCTGCTGACGGTGTACGACATGTGCAAGGCCGTCGACCGGGGCATGGTCATGAGCGAGATCCGGGTGCGGGAGAAGCATGGTGGAAAAAGCGGGGACTGGTCTTCGACAAGCTGA
- a CDS encoding flagellar brake protein — protein MASSASAGDSAPRVYEFEQMNLQVGGRVQFITHRTLKPIQHFSSVIGWVRDEYLIVKIPFENGAPIALNEGDKLTLRVFSGVNVCSFSCVVQRVFQRPLYYAHVTFPDQIQGTNLRTAMRVKVDIPAQLKGSAEIEQRVFIVNLSVSGALVETAQQLAQDTGEVALKFTLITQPGNREVMITTKAIIRNAGTAKAPGPNLPPLFSYGLQFIDLDHAHYLMLQNLTYEALIADRQKIV, from the coding sequence ATGGCTAGCAGTGCGTCCGCGGGCGACAGCGCTCCCCGGGTCTATGAATTCGAACAGATGAACCTGCAGGTGGGCGGCCGGGTGCAGTTCATTACGCACCGGACCCTGAAGCCCATCCAGCACTTTTCCAGCGTGATCGGCTGGGTGCGCGATGAGTACCTGATCGTCAAGATCCCGTTCGAGAACGGCGCACCCATCGCGCTGAACGAGGGCGACAAGCTGACGTTGCGTGTGTTCTCCGGCGTGAACGTGTGTTCGTTCTCGTGCGTCGTGCAGCGCGTGTTCCAGCGTCCGCTGTATTACGCCCATGTGACGTTCCCCGACCAGATCCAGGGCACGAACCTGCGCACGGCCATGCGCGTCAAGGTCGACATTCCCGCGCAGCTCAAGGGCAGCGCGGAGATCGAGCAGCGCGTCTTTATCGTCAACCTGAGCGTGTCGGGCGCGCTGGTGGAGACCGCACAACAGCTGGCTCAGGATACGGGCGAAGTTGCGCTGAAGTTCACGCTGATCACGCAGCCCGGCAATCGCGAGGTCATGATTACGACAAAGGCCATCATCCGCAATGCCGGCACAGCCAAGGCGCCGGGACCGAACCTGCCGCCGCTGTTCTCGTACGGGCTGCAGTTTATCGACCTCGACCATGCGCACTACCTGATGCTGCAGAATCTTACCTACGAAGCGCTGATCGCGGACCGCCAGAAGATCGTCTGA